AGCCCTCTTCCGGGATCAGCGGCAGGATGTCCTGGTCGAGGAAGGCCTGCAGGCGCTCCAGCAGTTCCACGCGCACCCCGGAAACTCCGTGGCACAGCGACTGCAAGCGCGCCGCCAGCACCGCGCGGGTAGCCTGGGCGTCCAGCAGCTTGCCCAGGCCGCAACCGTGGAAGGTGTACAGATGGCGCGGCAGCGCCTCGACGTGCTGCAGCGGCACCGCCACCACGCAAGAGTCGCCGTAGCCGGTGGTCACGCCGTAGATCACCCCTTCCTTGTCCAGCAGGGAGTCGAGGAACTGCGCGCCCTTGGCGATCCGCTGGCGCCAGGCGGCGTCGCCTTGCAGGCGCGTCGGCACCTGGCGGTTGGCCAGGGCCAGCACGTCTTCGATGCGCAGGGGGTGTTCGCCGAAGGTTACCGGCTCATGGGTCGAGGTCGTCATCGGTCTTCCAGAATGGGTAAAAGTTGAACCATTGTTGCGGGGCTTGCAGGCAGTACTGGCCCAGGCGCTCGGCGTAGCGGGCGGTCCACTGGGCGATCACCTGCTGGCGGTCATTGCGTTTCCACTGCACGGCGTCGGCGAAGGGCTCGAGGATCACCTGGTAGCGGCCTTGCTGTTTCAGGCACAGCAGCAGGTTGACCGGGCACTTGAGCAGCCCGGCCAGCAGCCAGGGGCCCTGGGGGAAGGCGGCCGGGTGGCCGAGGAAATCCACCCGCACGTTGCGCCCGCCGTGCAGCGGCACGCGGTCCCCGGCAATCGCCAGCCATTCGCCGCGATCCAGGCGCTGGCTCAGTTGCAGCATGATCGCCGGGTCCAGCTCGCTGACCTGGATCAGCCGCAGGTTGCTGGCCCCGGCTTCGCCCAGCAGGCGGTTGAAGCGTTCGGCGTGCTTGGTGTGCACCAGCACGTTCATGGTCACCTGCTCCCCCAGCTCGGCCAGGGCCCGGCACACTTCCAGGTTGCCCAGGTGCGCGCCCACCAGCATCTGCCCGCGTTCGCCGCGCAGCTGGTGGCGCAGTTGCGCCGGGTCGACGATCTCGATCTGTTCGATGCGCAGTTTGCCGTTCCACACGTCGAGCTTGTCCAGCAGGGCATCGGCAAAGGCCATGAACTGGCCGAACACCCGCCAGTGGCTGGGGCGCAACTCGTCGCGCCCGCTCCATTGGGCCAGGTGCTGCTGGTACTGCCAGATGCTGCGCCGGGCCCGGCGGCCGAACAGGAAGAAGTAGAACACGATGGCGTACAGCACCGGGCTCAGCAGCCGGCGCCCCAGCACCCGCACGCCCAGGGCGGTGAGCTTCATCAGCCAGAAGCTGCCGCGCTCCTGATGGCCGGCCCAGTGTTCGTTGCCGGGCTCCTTGGGTTGCTCCTGGCTCATGGACGCCACCGGCGCCAGAGGATCAGCGGCAGGCGCGCCAACATGCCGAAGAACAGCTTGGCGTGCATCTTCGAGATCAGCGCGTTGTCATGGAACAGGCGAAAGTGCGAGAGGCCGTCCTGGGGATAGTGGACCCGGGTCGGCAGCCAGCGCATGGGTTGGTTGCGCCAGGCCAGGCGCACCAGGATCTCCGGATCGAAGTCCATGCGCCGGCCCAGTTGCACCGAGTCCAGCAGGGCCAGGGTCGGTGGCAAGGGGTAGACCCGGAAGCCGCACATGGAATCGGGAATCTGCAGTGACAGGCTGTTGATCCAGACCCACACGTGGGTCAGGTAGCGGGCATACAGGCGCCCCTTGGGCACGCTGGCGTCGTACTGTGGATAACCGCAGACCAGCGCCTCGGGGTGGGCCTGGGAGTGCTGGATGAAGTTATCCACATCCGTGAGGTCGTGCTGGCCATCGGCATCGACTTGCAGGGCATGGCTGAAGCCCAGCTGCGCGGCTTCGCGCAGGCCGGCCATGACCGCGCCGCCCTTGCCCTGGTTGATCGCCAGGCGGATCAGGAACACCTGGTCGAGGCCGGCCAGCTGCTCCAGCACCGCCGCGCATTGGGGGCTGCTGGCGTCGTCCACCAGGACACAGGGCAGGCCGCGGGCCAGGAGCGCCTCGACCACCGCCGGCACGGCGGTTTCATGGTTGTAGACCGGTATCACCGCGCAAGGCTTATGCATGGCAGCGGGCCCCTTCAGCGTAGGCGCTGGCTTGCCAGGGAATCCCGGGCGCGATGCCGTACAACTTATCCACAGCTGGCCTCCAGGACGATCCGCCCGCTGGAGCAGGGAGCCCCGTCATTGAGGTAGGCGAAATACAGTTTCTGGCGCTGGGCATCGAAACGCAGGTTCAGCTGGATGCGGTCGCCGGGGCGTACCAGTTGCTGGAACTTCAGCACTTCCATGCCGGCGAAGCGGCCCGGCAGCTCCAGCAGTTGCTGGCCCAGGGCCAGGGCCCAGTCCACCTGCACCACCCCCGGCAGCACCGGGGTCTGGGGGAAGTGCCCGCTGAAGTACGCCAGGTCCGGCGGAATGGCCAGTTGCAGCTGCCACTCCTCCTCGTGCTGCCGTTGCTCCAGCACTTCCGGGGCTTGCGGGCGTGGAGCCAGCAGCAGGGCCTGGACTTGCGCCTGGGGCAGCTTGCCCTGGCTGTTCAGCGGCAGTTGCCGCACCAGGCGCCAGCGCCGGGGCAGGGCCAGGGCTTCGCAATGCCCGGCCAGATGCTGGCGCAAGGCCTGGGTCAGGTGGCGCCGGCCCTGGTTGCGCAGGGCATGCAGGCCGGGCTCGCTGAGCACCAGCAGGGCGCCGAGGTAGGCGCGGTTGTCTTCGATCACCCCGAGCCGCGCTTCCGCCACCCATTCGTGGCTGGCCAGGGCCTGCTCAAGCATGGGCAGGGAAATGCGTTTTTCTTCCAGCTTGACGATGCGATCCAGGCGCCCCAGCAGTTCGAAGCGCCCGTCGGCGGCGATCCGCGCGGCGTCGGCCGTGTGTTCCACATGCCCGGCCGGCAGGTAGGGCGAGGCGATCAACAGCGCGCCGTCGGCATCCTGGCTCAGCCGTACATCGGCGAAGGGCTGCCACAGGCCTGGCCCCTGGCGCCAGGCGATGCCGCCGGTTTCCGAGCTGCCGAGGATTTCCGTCGGCCATTGCTGCAGGCGCTGGTGCAGGCCGCTGGCCGCTTCGGCGGGCAAGGCTCCGCCGGAGGAAAATACCCGCCGTACCTGGCTCAGGGCCGGCCAGTCGAGGTTGTCGCCCATGCGCTTGAGCAGGGCCGGGCTCGCCACCCAGGCAAACGTCGGGCACTCGCGGCTGGCCCGTTGCAGGTCTTCGGGAAATGGCAGCTGGCGGCGTACAAAAGGCCGCCCGGCGCACAGTGGCCAGAGCACGCGGAACAGCAGGCCGTAGATGTGCTGGGTGGCGACGCTGCCGATGATCCAGGCCTGGCCCAGGTCGGCGCCCCACAGGTGCTCCAGGGCGACGACCTCGTTGGCCAGTTGCCGCAGGTTCTTCTCGATGCGCTTGGGTTCGCCGCTGGAGCCGGAGGTGCACAGGCTCAACTGGCAGGTGTCCGGGTCCAGCTCGGCCGGGGCCAGGGGGCTGGCCTGCAACTGGTGCAGGGGCGTGTCCTGGTCGGTCAGCCACAGGTCGACTTCGCTCGACCAGCGCTGGCGGGTCTGGGCTTGCAGGTCAGCGGGCAACAGCACGCTGGCCCCGGCACGCCAGGCGCCGAGCAGGGCCACCGCCAGTTCCACGGCGTCTTCCAGGTGCACCGCCAGGCGCCGTACGCCACGGGCTTGCAGGGCAGCGGCCAGGCTCAGGGCCTGTTCCTGCACGGCCCCCAGGTCGATGGCCGGCGCGGCGCTGACCGCTCGCGGCGTATGTAGCTTGAGCAACAGCTGCTCAAGGGGAATCCAGTTCATCTACGGCCTCTTACCCGTTGTCGTAACAGCCATTCAATGGCAAACAGCAGGCCCATCAGCCCGTAGGCGATCAGGCCGTTGTACAACGTCCACCAGCTCAGCGGCGCCCACAGGGTCAGGGCCGCGGCGAGCATTCCGTTACAGAGGAAAAACACGCTCCAGGCGACGGTCACCTGGCGCGTATAACGTATGGCCTTTTCCGGCAATTGCGGCTCGCTGATGCGGGCCAGGCGCTCTGCCACCGGGGGGCCGTATTTCAGGCTCAGGCCGAACAGGCCGAGCATGAAGGCGCTGATCAGCACCGGGTACCAGCGCAGCAGCGCCGGGTTGTCGAACCAGGCCAGCAGCAGGCAGAACGCGATCGCTGCAATGGCCATCCACAGGCTGCCGGGGCGGCGTTCGCCGGTCAGCGCCCGGGCCAGCCACAGGCCGCCCAGCAGCAGGCCGAACTGCCACGGAGCGAAATGCTCCATGCCGAAGTACACCGCGAAGGGGTAGAGCAGGCCGGCCAGCAACAAGCCCAGGCCGATCAGCCGGCTCATGCGGCCGGCTGGACCAGACGGTAGACCGCCTCGACCACGTCGTTGACGGTGCGCACCGACTTGAATTCCTCGGCGGCGATTTTCTTGCCGGTCTGGCGCTTGATGTGGTCGATCAGGTCGACCGCATCGATGCTGTCGATTTCCAGGTCTTCGTACAGGTTGGACTCGAGGCTGACGCGCTCGGGCTCCAGTTCGAAGAGCTCGACCAGGGCATCGCGCAGGGTGTTGAAGATATCGTCACGGGTTTGCATGGTCGGTTCTCAAGCTGCCTGTTTTGCAGTGACGAACGCCGCAAGGCTCGCCACGTTGCTGAAGTGGTTGCGGGTGTCCTTGGCGTCGGCGTCGATCTTGATGCCGTACTTCTTCTGGATCGCCAGGCCCAGCTCCAGGGCATCCACCGAGTCCAGGCCGAGGCCTTCGCCGAACAGCGTCTGGTCGTTGCCGATGTCCTGGGCACTGATGTCTTCGAGGCCCAGGGCGTCGATGATCAGCAGTTTGATTTCAAGCATCAGGTCCGGGTGTGTATCGCTCATCTCTGGCGAGCTCCTTAATGAAAAAATGGTGCAAGTGCTCATTGAGCTTGCGCGAAGCCTGGGGCGCCGGGCCCTGGGCTGCAAAGGTCTGTGGGTCTATATCGGCACCGACGTGAAAACTGAAGTGCACACGGCGTTGCGGGATGCGGTACCAGGGTTCGGCCTTGGTCAGGGTGCTGGGGCTGACCCGGATCACCACCGGGGTGATGATCTTCGCACCGCGCAGGGCAATGGCCGCCGCTCCCCGATGAAAGGCCGGAGCGGCACCCGGCTGGGTGCGGGTGCCCTCGGGAAAGACGATCAGGGTCTGGCCTGCTTGCAGCGCCCCGCAGGCACTGTCGAGCATGTCCATGCTGCCGTCGTTGCTGATGTACTGGGTGGCGCGCACCGGGCCGCGGGTGAAGGGGTTGTTCCACAGGCTCTGCTTCACCACGCAGTTGGCGTCGCGGACCAGGCCGATGAGGAACACCACGTCGATCAGCGAGGGGTGGTTGGCGATGATCATCTGCCCCGGTCGCCCGAGCCGCTCGGCGCCCTGGACCTCATAGGTGAGCACGCCGCTCCTGGCCATGAAGCGGATAAACAGCCAGAACAGCCGGCTGACGGTCTTGCGCGCCCGCTGGCGCTGGCGCTGGGCGTCGCCGGGCAGGCAGGCGAGCAGGGGGAAAATCACCAGGCGCAGGCACAAACCACCTATTCCGAACAGTGCAAAGCTCAGCGCCGTGGCCGTCAGGCGCCAGTAGTAGGCATTGCGGCCCTTGGCGCTCAGTGGTTGCGTTGCCAGGTCCATACACGATTCATCCAGGCATGTTGGCAAAAGGTCTGCGCGCCCAGCAGGGTACGCAGCAGATTCAGGGCGTGGGGCCATTGGGCCCTGGGCGTTTGACCGTCATGGCTGCCCAGGGACAACTGCCAGTCGTCGCCGGGGGTCAGCAGCAGGCCCAGGGCATAGGGAAACGGCACGTCGTCGATCCAGCTGGCATAGGCCTCGGGCGGTTGTTCCTCGGTGATCACCAGCAGTACATGGGGGGCGCCGTCGGCCAGCAGCGTGGCCGCCTCCAGCAGGCCATGCTCAAGGCCATCGCCGGCAGCGGCCAGGGCCGTCATTTCGCTGGTTTCGCCGCGCATGATCGACCACAGGCCGATCACTGCGTTGTGTACCGAGAGGCTGAACTGGGTGGGCGACAACGGTTGCTCGGCGGCCAGGTCGCTGAGAATCTCGAAGGTGCGCGGGGTTTCGCCATGCCGGGAGATGAACACCAGCGGCAGTTGTTCCAGGCCCTCGGCCAGGGGCCAGCCGACGCTGAACGCCATGCGCGCCAGGCGGCTGAGACGGCGCCGCTGCATGGCGGGGAGAAAGGACACATCGGGGGCGGCATCGCTGTTTTCAGGCAGGGCCGGTTGACGGCTCCAGGCCTGCCAGGCGTCCACGCTTTCGAGCCCAGGGGCCCACGCACGCCATTGAGCGATGTTGAACTTGATCACTTGATTTCATCCCGCCCCTGCGGGCTTCCTTGACGCGGCATATCGCTTCGATCGGCGATTGGCCTGA
The DNA window shown above is from Pseudomonas protegens CHA0 and carries:
- a CDS encoding glycosyltransferase family 2 protein, whose translation is MHKPCAVIPVYNHETAVPAVVEALLARGLPCVLVDDASSPQCAAVLEQLAGLDQVFLIRLAINQGKGGAVMAGLREAAQLGFSHALQVDADGQHDLTDVDNFIQHSQAHPEALVCGYPQYDASVPKGRLYARYLTHVWVWINSLSLQIPDSMCGFRVYPLPPTLALLDSVQLGRRMDFDPEILVRLAWRNQPMRWLPTRVHYPQDGLSHFRLFHDNALISKMHAKLFFGMLARLPLILWRRWRP
- a CDS encoding AMP-binding protein, which gives rise to MNWIPLEQLLLKLHTPRAVSAAPAIDLGAVQEQALSLAAALQARGVRRLAVHLEDAVELAVALLGAWRAGASVLLPADLQAQTRQRWSSEVDLWLTDQDTPLHQLQASPLAPAELDPDTCQLSLCTSGSSGEPKRIEKNLRQLANEVVALEHLWGADLGQAWIIGSVATQHIYGLLFRVLWPLCAGRPFVRRQLPFPEDLQRASRECPTFAWVASPALLKRMGDNLDWPALSQVRRVFSSGGALPAEAASGLHQRLQQWPTEILGSSETGGIAWRQGPGLWQPFADVRLSQDADGALLIASPYLPAGHVEHTADAARIAADGRFELLGRLDRIVKLEEKRISLPMLEQALASHEWVAEARLGVIEDNRAYLGALLVLSEPGLHALRNQGRRHLTQALRQHLAGHCEALALPRRWRLVRQLPLNSQGKLPQAQVQALLLAPRPQAPEVLEQRQHEEEWQLQLAIPPDLAYFSGHFPQTPVLPGVVQVDWALALGQQLLELPGRFAGMEVLKFQQLVRPGDRIQLNLRFDAQRQKLYFAYLNDGAPCSSGRIVLEASCG
- a CDS encoding membrane protein, encoding MSRLIGLGLLLAGLLYPFAVYFGMEHFAPWQFGLLLGGLWLARALTGERRPGSLWMAIAAIAFCLLLAWFDNPALLRWYPVLISAFMLGLFGLSLKYGPPVAERLARISEPQLPEKAIRYTRQVTVAWSVFFLCNGMLAAALTLWAPLSWWTLYNGLIAYGLMGLLFAIEWLLRQRVRGRR
- a CDS encoding acyl carrier protein; the protein is MQTRDDIFNTLRDALVELFELEPERVSLESNLYEDLEIDSIDAVDLIDHIKRQTGKKIAAEEFKSVRTVNDVVEAVYRLVQPAA
- a CDS encoding phosphopantetheine-binding protein, giving the protein MSDTHPDLMLEIKLLIIDALGLEDISAQDIGNDQTLFGEGLGLDSVDALELGLAIQKKYGIKIDADAKDTRNHFSNVASLAAFVTAKQAA
- a CDS encoding lysophospholipid acyltransferase family protein — translated: MDLATQPLSAKGRNAYYWRLTATALSFALFGIGGLCLRLVIFPLLACLPGDAQRQRQRARKTVSRLFWLFIRFMARSGVLTYEVQGAERLGRPGQMIIANHPSLIDVVFLIGLVRDANCVVKQSLWNNPFTRGPVRATQYISNDGSMDMLDSACGALQAGQTLIVFPEGTRTQPGAAPAFHRGAAAIALRGAKIITPVVIRVSPSTLTKAEPWYRIPQRRVHFSFHVGADIDPQTFAAQGPAPQASRKLNEHLHHFFIKELARDERYTPGPDA
- a CDS encoding beta-ketoacyl synthase chain length factor yields the protein MIKFNIAQWRAWAPGLESVDAWQAWSRQPALPENSDAAPDVSFLPAMQRRRLSRLARMAFSVGWPLAEGLEQLPLVFISRHGETPRTFEILSDLAAEQPLSPTQFSLSVHNAVIGLWSIMRGETSEMTALAAAGDGLEHGLLEAATLLADGAPHVLLVITEEQPPEAYASWIDDVPFPYALGLLLTPGDDWQLSLGSHDGQTPRAQWPHALNLLRTLLGAQTFCQHAWMNRVWTWQRNH